CATACCGGAGATTTGTGTGTTCCTGAACCCGACTCCTTTAAGATTTGCAACCAAGTGAGGTTGATCCAGGCATTTCAGAGTTCGGCGTGGTCGGATTCGGTGTGGGAagcaatttttattaaaatatatatatatatacaattgtTCTAGATCTGGGTTTCTTTGGCTGATTTTAGTATTGTTCTTGTTGTTAGATGGTGTTTCTTTCACTGGcgatgtaattttttgtttctaaatttttttgtgttgtgatTGGATTGTTCTATAGCTTGTTTGGTTGCGTGGAAAGTTTTATGGATTGCTGGGGAAAATTTGCTGgatgtttttggtaaaatatatcaatatctttttaatttattttttctgaaaaaaaaaaaaactttttggatttattttaattgtaaaacCTAAAACAATGTAGTTTTGAGGTCTCTAATGGCACAATTCTAACAGAAACTAATGGGAGTACTGATTTGAATCCTATTGAAATTTAGAGGgttgaattgaataaaattaaaaagtaaagttaaaatGCTGAAACAAATGTCAAATTACATATCTGAACATATCCAAGTTAATATAAAAGCAATATAAGTTTCATCTCTAATTCTccaaatgcaaaataaaaaatgggattttacttttgaatttttttttttaaaaaaaaaattcaaaaagtgaATGTTTATAAGTTTATTGAAAATGCATTGTTTGAAATTGTTGtgcctaagaaaaaaaaaaaaaaaaaaaaaaaaaagaaaaaaagtgaggcTTCAAAAACTGTAATTTGAAGAAGTGTAGCTTTAAACCACTGTATCAAGTAGGAATATAATTATACATTTAGTAAGTAAATGTTTTATCAAAGAAATTGAGTAAAATACAACGATCAAAAAACATAATTCAACTTGAGGGCGTGTTGAAAATGCTTTCTTCAAGGTGATAATGTGCCCCTCTTAAAAGAGTTTTCAGTTGGGTTATAAGAAATTCATCTCCATGCAACAAAATCACCAATTGCAAACAATTGGTAAATACATTTAGTAAATATATtctgaagttttttttttttttttccaaagaattCTTACAAGAATTGTATTAGGCCAATAATATATTCTGAAGATAATGCTCCCTCATTAGTCAAACAGCCACGCTTTCTACAATGACGATAATGTGGCATAAAGTTGATGCAACTGACAGTGTCCTTGCAACTGCCTTACAATGTACtaatattgttgcagaaaaagGACAGAGACAATTGTGTTTACTGCCATGCACCTTGCTTTGCAAAATTAgacatatttgaatttgaatcaaGTATATTCATCTTGAAACTTTACTACATATGAAACTTTAACTCACATCACGCACAAACTCAGACACAATTATTTCAAACCACACATATTACATCAAATTAGAAAGTACAATCACCCTGACTTATTTCAAGAAAACTTCAAAGCCAAGCtgtaaacaaattaacaaattaacgGCTGTCTGGAAGGCATAGAAATTAAACCATGTAATTCTCAGCAAGCTAGACACACTCAGAAAGAGAGCAgcatataaaattttacattttgcaTATTTACTTTGGTGTAAAGTTTTTGCAGAAGTTATCTCAGGGTCTTGGGGGAGAGTTGACAGCATACCAAGTCTGAGTGATAGTTAGAGTAAGTGCTAACAATGCGCCAATGAATGCAATGAACGTCCAGGGACTACTGAAATGGTCGTGAAAGACTTGAGCTATCCAGGTCATCCACTTGCTCTCATAGTGCTTCTGAATTTCTGATCTGACATCCTTGTATATTTCGATGTTAGGCACCAAGTCGGTGCCTATCTCATTGAAGAGTTTAGCCACTTCTTCATCGCTGCCAAGGACATTGCGGAGTATCCGTGCTTTCCTTAGCATCTTAACATCGTTGGCTTCATCGATTAGTGAATCGAGGAAGGATATATAAGAGGTGACcccaaaatcattttcaaaatccaGACACATTTCATATGCAATCAAGTTCAGGAACTTAGGCCTGGTTGAGTCATCCACAACAATTGGAGGAAGGTGAAGTTGTCcacgaaaaataaattgtttagtGAATTTTATCTTACTCAAGTAACAATCGTTACCACGTTTCAAATGGATACCTGCTGTTTTAAGCTCCTGGACATTGCGATAGGATTGCCAGTGCTCTTGGACATTTTGTAtattttggttgattttaccAACCGTTCCATCAGGAATGTACTCTGGTCCATGAAGCATTCGTGTCCTCAGATGGTCAAGAAGATGGACGGGCTCTGGAGCCTGAGCTACTGATGTGGTATGATCTTGTACATGTGGGTTCTCCTCATCGTGGCTTTCTTCTTTCGCACTTTGTGCTTGTTGTGGCTTCGATCTTTGGCTGAGTCTCCACGATAACCAATTTGATTGCTGATCCTCTGGTACCTTAACGTGCGAGCCAATGTAAGTTTCAATTGATTCCCTCAATTCTTTTTCCTTCGCACTCAAGCTCATCAACCATGTGAGTAGACGATAGGGAAGTTGATTCTCTAGCAAGAACAAATCCTGTTGCCCAAATGCGACACTGTCCGTTTTTATTTTCAACTCTTTGAACTTGTTGTTAGTTGCACAATATATGTACTGTAATATTGCACAGCCATCCACTAACAAAATCGAAGTGAGAGCCTCATCATCATATTTCTCGATCACCTCCTCCTCGAAGCATGTCCTCAGTTCATAGATTTTCTCCTTAATCATGTTGTATACATCTTCCATATTCTTACCGCTACCTTTAATGAATTCATATGTCAACAGTAGCTTGTAATTCTCTCCTAGCTGGTACTTTGGATTACCATGATGGATTGGACCGAGTGATACCACTTTTGGCTCATAATACTTGCGGAAATCGTCGACGGGTTCTTGCAGCAAGAATATAACCTTCTGTATCTTTGGTGTTCGAGATTGATTCATCGCATTTTCTTTTGCCTCCCTTACTTTTTCAAGCCTTGCCTTGAGATCAGTGATGCCGATGCTCGTTTCACCTTCTTCTCTTCCGGCCATTGAAAGTTCGCAACAAAGAAggcaattgaattttttaagttttgtccTAACTCGTATTTACTGTAATTTATTCTTGACGTAGCATGTGGAAACTTTTTGCTTGAGAAATTAGGACTGTTGCTCTTATTTGAATATAGAAATTTTCCTAAAGCAATTATGTCTTCTTCTTATGATGGATTAACACATCAAGCTTGGAATATAATCTACAAGATATATCTAAAAAACgcaaaataaattgaaacttgCTTTATGTCTTTATCCATTATGAAAGATTGATGTTGATCGAACATGCATAATTTCAACATCTTTTCAACTAATACACCAAGTCGGGTACAGGGATCATCTTTTCTATTAAATTAAAGACAGTACACAAATGTTGAATGATACAATGTATAGGCTTGTGTTTCTTCTTACTTTATTTACCTCGTTAGTTTGGCATGGCATGATGTATTTTGAAGCAAAGGTAGAGCTAGAAAATGTTTGTAGGAGGCAAAAATTCGTGAAGCCAATTACAATATGCCATATCaaaatttagtgacaaattccaaatttatgtgtcattaaattaattaaacaaatgatgacatgtgtcatccaaattgacATCACTTTGGCATATTGAAATTTGCCATGTGTTATTTGAcccacaagataaagataaatttcctattaaaaatttatggataattatctttattaaaataaataaataaataaagataaagataaattttctattgaaaatttatggataattatctttaggtaaattacaaattacatccCTGAAGTTTAggggtgattggattttacatcttaaagtttcataatttggattttaccccctgaagtttggggtgtttggattttacactctaacGTTTCAAAACTTAGGttttaccccctaaagtttAGGGTTGTTTGGAATTTACAccctcaaattttgaaactttaggatgtgaaatccaaacaccccaaaactttagagagtaaaatccaaacactcctaGAATATAGGGGTAAAATCCAAGTTCTGAAAtatcagggtgtaaaatccaagcaTCCCAAACTTCGgggggtaaaattcaaattctgaaatttcagggtgtaaaatccaatcacccccaaactttaagagtgtagtttgcaatttacccttatctttattaaaataaataaataaaatagagataattatttatctttgttgattattatctttaccaaaatagataaatagagataattatctccaAGCAAAATTTGAGCCAATCAGAGTTTACTTCATATCTTTAAGCATATCAATTCAAAGTGGAGCTTATAAACCATTATAAATAGATGTCACCCTCTCATTTTCAACCCCAAGTTTTCAAGAAGACCAAgctttggaaaaattttgtCTTAAGAATTCGATTCATCTCAAAAGGATTTCTTGTTCAAAGAAAGTTTTCAAGAAGACCAAGCTTTGGAGaaattttttcttaagaatTCGATTCATCTTCCAACCAAAGTCAAGAAAAGTCAAGAGGATTTTTTGTTCAAAGAAACTTTTCAAGAAGACCAAGCTTTGGAGAAATTCTATCTTAAGAATTCGATTCATCTTCCAACCAAAGTCAAGAGGATTTCTTGTTCAAGtcaatttcaaagaaaatagaattaGATGAGTATTCTTTTGTACAAGAATCGAAATAGGGATTGTACTCACTACTTgattaatacaaaaatatatttgtgacacctttttcaatttgtttgattTACAAACTttgtgaattattttattttattttatttttaagtttaaaaaggTATTGGTTTACCCAACCAGATTAATTGTGCAATATTGTATTGAGCTTCAAacagtaaaaagtaaaaatgtgaATACAAAAATGTCCCATTATCCAGtcatatatctttaaaaaatttacaattgtgctacagtatcGTCACAAATTTGtgatggtactgtagcacaattgtaaaacaaaataatatttttttattcattcacTTAACATATCTGActctttctcttcattttctctgtttctcatctcctctctctttctccacaACGTTttggcctctctctctctcatggtggGCATATTCTGGTGTGGGTCATGGGTCCAGCGTGGGTCTAGCGTTGGCGTGGATCTAGTGGCGCCGTGGGTTTGGTGGTTTCGGTGGTGTGGTCCTTTGATGGAGGCGCTCAACCTCACCTTCGATGATGGGTTGCTCGAGCTTGCAGATGATGGGCTGTGATTTTTCTAGTGTGGGTCTAGTGGTGGGTTGTGGTGTGTGCATGGTTTAAGAGTCTATGGGTTGTTGGGTTTTGGGTGTTGTGGTGCGATGGTGGTGGCATCGATCTAGCGGCGGGGGTGGCTGGATGTGGCAATGAGGCATGgataaattgctaaattttttcgGCAGTCTATTTCGTCTCCAAAATATGCTTGgtgtgtttatgtatgtgtattttGCTGTGAGGCATGGATTGATTTTTGTCTTCTAGGTTtagatgggtttgattttggattctGATGGGGTTTGGGTTGGAGTTGGATTGGTTGGTTTGGGTTAGTGTGGTGGGCAGTGGTGGTGGCGTGGTGGTGATTGGATTGTTTTTGCCACGGGTTTGctggttttatttattaatttattaaaaatttgggtttttggttttggtgggATTTTGGTGTGCAGTGGGCAATAGTGGCGTAGTGGGCATGGTGGTGGCGTGGTTATAATTgggttgtttggttgttgaCAGAGGGACAAAGAGGCAGGgacaaaaatgagagagagagagagagagatgagagctagatagataatttgtttattattttattgtataatttatattattttaatgtgttgtgttgtaaaataaaagttgggatatTGAGAACaatgtaaaatggtatggtataatagataagatagtttttgagatggtaaaatagaatcgTTTGAAGATAtgggatgtgaatgctctagtACCTAGCTACATATAGCAAGTTTTGAATAAACTTTTGCAATAAAACTGTTCATGTTTCTATATTTTGCATCAGGGATCAAGCATAATTATAACTGTTTATGTTTCTTATTCacagttattttttttaggaaaaaaaggtAGAACGATTTCTTCCATTCTTGCTTTAGACAAAATGAGTTGACTAAATGTGACACACGAAAGATTCACtgtgatgaaaattttgaaactctaGCTTGAAGTATTTAGAATCTTAATTCTATCTTATTCATGATAAACCACTAGAAGTAAGCCAGTTTGAAGAAGCTGGGCATGAGCACGAACCaaacaactttattttatttatttttccaccgTAATAAGCAAGCTTGgtatttgatataaaaaaaatacgtTGGAGTCAGAGATTTTTATAGGAGGCGAAGGTAAATATATCAACATTTAAATGGAAGAAATTGTCTCTGTCTGAAGCGGAAGGCAAGAAGTGCGATCTATCAAAGAACAAGAAGTTACAAGAGCATGTCCTTGCCGCAAAGTTCTTCACCAGGAGAATGGTCAACATTGAGGCAGTAGCCAGGACGTTTAGACCGATTTGGCGGACAAAACGCAATTTTGAGTTTAGTATGGCGGGTGACAACATCCTTTTGATAGCCTTTGAGTTGGAGGTCGACGTGGAAAAAGTTCTTCAAGACGAACCATGGGTGTTTGATAGACACTTAGTGGTGCTGATACGCTACGATGGTTCTGTCCCAGTCCAAGAGCTCAGCTTTGATCGAACGTCATTCTGGGTTCAAATACACAATCTGCCCTTTGCGTTGATGACGGTGGAGGCCGCGATCAGTCTTGGAGAAACGTTGGGTGTTGTCTCAAAGCCAAGGGACACATCAGAGATGATTGGTGGAAATTTCATGAGAGTACAGGTTGCGGTGGATGTAACGAAACCGCTTTGCAGAGGCAAAGTGATCACATGGGATGGACGAGAAGGGTGGGCTTCATTCATGTATGAACGTTTTCCAAAGATATGCTATTGGTGCGGCCACCTCTCACATGGCGATAAAGAATGCATCATCTGACTTAGCAGTAAGGGTGATCTTTCGGGAGTTGAGCAGCAGTTCGGGCCTTGGCTTAGAACGGCGCAGTTCAATCCGTCGAGGAAAACCCGAGTTGAAGTACAGGGCTACGACGGTTTGGGTACTCATCAAACTACACCAAGTACGGCTGCAGATAGTCAACTGTGTCAAGGGATTATATCGACTGTTGCAGCATTGGCTAGGATGGTGGATACCCGTGCTAGTGCAACGGATACAGGAGACTCAATCACGACGGCGCCAATGGTGGGTGGGAGTAACGATGGTACAAAGAAGCGTGATAAGCACGTGCTTGGTAGAAACACAACTAGCCCACAAGAACAAATCCCGGATTTTGAGGCGATGATTAAGGATATTGATGATACAATCAATACGGAATTTGTTACTTTGATTTTAAACACTCACAGTCCGGATTCTTTGCAGCTTTTGGCTGGCAATGATCAGTACGTCGAGATCAACGGAGGTACAACCGAAGTTTTGGGTAATCAAGAGGGTAACTTGGAAAAGATGGAAGCCAAGTTGACTTCCCAATTAACTAGGTTGTCTCCCACGAAAGTGAAATTCGAAATGGGTTGGgctgaaaaacaaattgaaggGAAAGGAAGTAAGAGTAGGCCCAAATTTGTGGtggaaaaagtaaaagaaaattaaaatagtcaAATGGGCCGGCAGAAGGAATTGAGGGACCTTGTGATGTAACAAAAAGGGGCCCATCGAGGAGAGTTTGGACTAAAATTTGCACTGGACCCCCTATTCAGGATGGGATGGATTGTAAAGAAGTGGGTAAGGacccaaaaagaaaacatgACGAGTTCACAACTAATCTATCTAAAGTTACGTGCATGGAAAAAAAGCAAAGGTTGACGGAGGAAATTGAAAGCCTAAGTATACACTTAGCAACACAACTGGGATCGATGGAGGTTGCAGAGCAACTCCGCCGGGTCCAATGAGTCTCATCAACTGGAACTGCCGGGAGCTTGGGAACCTCCTGTCAGTTAAAGCCTTGGAAAAGGTAATCAATAAAGAAGAGCCCATTATTGTCTTCCTTATGGAGACAAAGTTGAacagagagagaatgaaaatagTTAAGGAGAACTGTAAGATGAAGCATGGTCTGATAGTGCCAAGTGAAGGAAAGAGTGGTAGACTAGCCTTGCTATGGAAGGAGGGGATTAATGTGGATGTTCAGACGTACTCTCAATCTCATATTGATGCATTTATtgattggggggggggggggggggggcaggcTTAGGGTGGTGGCATTTCATAGGTTTCTATGGCAACCCAAATACAGCAAAAAGACCTGAGTCTTGGGCAAAATTACGACACCTAAAACATAGTTCAAATTTACCATGGCTAACgattggtgattttaatgaaattacagGTGCTTCGGAAAAGGAGGGGGAAAGTGAAAGACCGAGACAGTAGATGGGGAGTTTCGTTGAAACCATCAACTATTGAGGGCTACGGGACTTGGGTTTCTCTGGCCCAAAATTCACGTGGCTGTACCAGTGTGCAGATGGCTTACAGATTAGGGAACGGCTGGATAGGGCAATGGCAACTCCAGAGTGACTCAACATTTTCCCTAAAGCAAAAGTTTACCACCTTTCCTCATCGATGTCGGACCACTCGCCTCTGGCCCTCTGAATGATGCCAAGCCAGAAGAGAAAGAAGTCCAGGAGAATGTTCAGATTCGAAGTAATGTGGCTGAAGGATCAAAGCTGTGAAGAGGTCGTACAGGAGGCATGGGAGGAAGGAAAGTTAGCAAGTTCTGGAAGCACGTGGGTGAGTTGCATAGAGAGGTGTCGAAGCCGCTTGGAAGCATGGAACAAAACGGTGTTTGGGCATGTGGGAAGGAGGGTAGTTGAACTGCAAAAACGACTTGAATGGCTTGAACTCCAAGCCCCCTCTCCTGAGATCAACAACGATCTTAAGAGAATCCGCAGTGATCTTAATAGCTAGCTTGATAAAGAGGATGACATGTGGCGACAACAGTCCAGACTCAACTGGCTCCAATCTGGGGATAGAAATACAGGTTTTCTCCATGCAAAAGCTTCTGCAAGGCAAAAGAAAATTTCCATTAAGGGCATTTTGGATGCAAACAACGTATGGCAGGCAGATGATGAAAGGGTAGCAGATGTGCTGGTAGCCTATTATGAAGAGTT
The DNA window shown above is from Quercus lobata isolate SW786 chromosome 7, ValleyOak3.0 Primary Assembly, whole genome shotgun sequence and carries:
- the LOC115954290 gene encoding UPF0481 protein At3g47200-like; this encodes MNQSRTPKIQKVIFLLQEPVDDFRKYYEPKVVSLGPIHHGNPKYQLGENYKLLLTYEFIKGSGKNMEDVYNMIKEKIYELRTCFEEEVIEKYDDEALTSILLVDGCAILQYIYCATNNKFKELKIKTDSVAFGQQDLFLLENQLPYRLLTWLMSLSAKEKELRESIETYIGSHVKVPEDQQSNWLSWRLSQRSKPQQAQSAKEESHDEENPHVQDHTTSVAQAPEPVHLLDHLRTRMLHGPEYIPDGTVGKINQNIQNVQEHWQSYRNVQELKTAGIHLKRGNDCYLSKIKFTKQFIFRGQLHLPPIVVDDSTRPKFLNLIAYEMCLDFENDFGVTSYISFLDSLIDEANDVKMLRKARILRNVLGSDEEVAKLFNEIGTDLVPNIEIYKDVRSEIQKHYESKWMTWIAQVFHDHFSSPWTFIAFIGALLALTLTITQTWYAVNSPPRP